In Mammaliicoccus sp. Marseille-Q6498, the genomic stretch AGACAACGAACTAAGAGGTATTGAATCAGATATTGAATCATTAAAGATTGATATTGAAAGACGTGATCAATTTGATATGAACAGAGAAATATCTCCATTAGTTAAAGCCGAAGATGCGATTAGCATTGATACGACAGGTTTGAACATCGAAGAAGTAACAAATAAAATCAAAGAATTAGCAAAAGTCAAAATGGTTTAAATAGTGCGAATTTCTTGACAATTCAGCTTCTTTATAAGAAGTTATTACTATGATATTTATTTTAAGGAGGCAATTTTGATGACTGAAGAATTCAATGAATCCATGATAAACGAAGTGCAAGAAGGTGACAAAGTTAAGGGTACTGTGCAACAAATAGAAGATAAACATGTAGTTGTACACATTGATGGTGGTAAGTTTGATGGCATCATTCCAATAAGCCAACTTTCAACTCAACACATCGAAACAGCTAATGAAGTCGTCAATATTGGTGATGAAATTGAAGCTTTCGTGACTAAGATTGAAGCGGATGATGAAAGTGGACATTACATTTTATCAAAACGTAAGTTAGATGAGAATTTATCTTATGAAAATCTTCAAGCAATTTTAGAAAATGACGAAACAATTGAAGCTGAAGTAACAGAAGTTGTTAAAGGTGGTCTAGTAGTTGATGCCGGTATTAGAGGTTTCATACCAGCGTCACTTATTTCAGTAGACTATGTTGAAGACTTCTCAGATTATTTAGGTAAAGTTTTAACGCTTAAAGTTGAAGAATTAGATCAAACTAATAATCGTGTTATTTTAAGTCGTAAGAAGGTTGAACAAGAATCTTTAAGTGCAGATAAAGAAGAATTATTAACTAGTATTTCTCAAGGTGACATATTAGAAGGTAAAGTAGCTAGAATAGCTAACTTTGGTGCATTTATTGATTTAGGTGGCGTTGATGGTTTAGTACACGTTTCAGAATTATCACACGATCATGTTAAAACACCTGATGAAGTTGTTAAAGTCGGAGATACAGTTAAAGTTAAAGTACGTGCTGTAGATCGTGAAGCAGAAAGAATTTCATTATCAATTAAAGACACACTTGCAAGTCCATTTGAAGAAATTGATAACAACTTTAGTGTAGGCGATATCGTTTCAGGTAAAGTTGTACGTTTAGCTCAATTTGGTGCATTTGTTGAAATTGGACCTGGTTTACAAGGTTTAGTTCATATTTCACAGATTAGTCATGAACATATCGGTAATCCTGATGAAGTACTTGAAAAAGGACAAGACGTTCAAGTTAAAATATTAGGTATTGATAAAGAAGAAGAAAGAATTTCATTATCAATTAAAGATACAGTTGAACAAGAGAGTGATTATGATGAGTCATATTTAAATCAATCTGACTCAGACGATGATAACCCTACATTAGGCGACGTATTCGGAGACAAACTTAAAAACTTAAAATTATAATGTAGTATAAAACTGCCAACAAAATCACTTAAAGTGAATATGTTGGCAGTTTTTTTATTTTTTATTCATTTTGCAGGTTTGTTTTTAATAAATGTAAATGTATTGACATATATATATTTGTAGATTATGTATATTAAAAAGGAGCTGATACTGTGAAAACTAAAGTATATGAAACTCAATTGTATAGAAATGGTAACAGTCAATATTTAGATTTGCCTAAAAGTATTATGGGAGAGTTAGAACTTGGAATCGGTGAAGCGTTAAACTGTTATATTGAAAATGGTAGAATAATTTTCGAGAAAAAAGAAAAACCTTTTATAGAAGAATGGGATGAATTCTTTGAGTCAGGTGGTAGTTATAAAGATTACGAAAAGGTTGACTGGGGGAAAACAGCAGGTAGAGAATTATGTTAACGGGATTGGCTACAATTCCTGCAACTTATAAATTCTAACGACCATTATTCGGAATTTTGACCGTTAGAGAGTTCTAACGACCATTATTCGGAATTCTGACCGTTAGCGAATTCTAACGACCATTATTCAGAATTCTGACCGTTAGAGAGTTCTAACAACCATTATTCAGAATTCTGACCGTTAAAATTTAAAAACCGATTAAAAACGAGACGCCTGAGGGAATAGTACGAGTCGAAGACTACAGGCTGAGACTGTACCCTAGGCAAGCGAGTTTTTAATCGATTTATTTTTTATTCATTTTGCAGGTTTGTTTTTATTTTACATAGACGATAAACTAATACTATATACATTGATTTGTAACCTGGCGTCTGAAAAACTTCGATTTTTATATTCAATAGGCTAAACAGTCATGATATGTTAAAATAATAAAGATTATGAATGAGAGGAAGACAGTCAATGACAAAGCCCATTATAGCGATTGTAGGAAAACCTAATGTAGGTAAGTCTACAATTTTCAATAGAATTATTGGTGAAAGAGTTTCAATAGTAGAAGATACACCTGGTATTACGAGAGATAGAATTTATTCAAGTGGTGAATGGTTAACACATGATTTCAATTTAATTGATACAGGTGGAATAGATTTAGGAGATGAGCCATTCCAACAACAAATAAGAGCACAAGCTGAAGTTGCAATTGATGAAGCTGATGTTATTATTTTCATGGTGAATGGTAGAGAGGGCGTTACACAGGCTGATGAAATGGTAGCAAAAATACTATATAAATCTAATAAACCTGTCGTTCTTGCTGTTAATAAAATTGATAACCCTGAAATGAGAAGTGAAATTTATGATTTCTATTCTTTAGGATTTGGTGAACCATTCCCAATTTCAGGTTCTCACGGATTGGGCTTAGGTGATTTGTTAGATGAAGCAGCTAAACATTTCCCAACTGAGCAAGATCCTGATTATGATGATGAAACAATTAGACTATCATTGATTGGCCGTCCAAACGTCGGTAAATCAAGTTTAATTAATGCTATTTTAGGAGAAGAACGCGTTATCGTTTCTCCTATAGCTGGTACGACAAGAGATGCTATAGATACACTTTATACTTATGACGATCAAGAATATGTATTAATCGATACTGCCGGCATGAGAAAAAAAGGTAAAGTTTATGAAAGTACTGAAAAATACTCAGTCTTAAGAGCTTTAAAAGCAATCGAAAGATCAAATGTTGTTCTTGTTGTAATAGATGCAGATGAAGGTATCATCGAACAAGATAAAAAAGTTGCTGGTTATGCTCATGAAGCAGGTAGAGCAATCGTAATAGTCGTAAATAAATGGGATACCGTTGAAAAAGACTCTAAAACGATGAAAAAATTCGAAGAAAAAGTTAGAGATAACTTCCAATTCCTAGATTACGCACCAATTGCGTTCGTTTCTGCTTTAGAAAAATCAAGATTAAAAACATTGTTCCCATTAATCAAAATGGCGGATGAAAATCATCGTAAACGTGTTCAAAGTTCAACTTTAAATGAAGTTATTACAGATGCTGTAGCAATGAACCCAACGCCAACTGATAATGGTAGAAGGTTAAATATCTTCTATGCCACTCAAGTTGCAATACAACCACCTACATTTGTAGTGTTTGTTAACGATGTTGAATTAATGCATTTCTCATATAAACGTTTTATAGAAAATCGTATTAGAGATGCGTTCGGTTATGAAGGAACACCAGTTCATATAATCACGAGAAAAAGAAACTAAAACAAAGGATTGATAACTATGACTAATATAACTGTGTTTGGGACAGGAAGCTGGGGGACAGCTTTAGCAAATGTGTTAGCAGATAATGAACACAACGTTTTAATGTGGGGTAAAACTGAAGCAACAATCAATGAAATAAATACGAACCATAGTAATCAAAAATATTTAAAAGAAATTACAATTAACGAAACGATTAAAGCTACTTCAGACTTAAAAGACGCTGTACATCATTCTTCAATTTTTATTATTGCAGTACCGACTAAAGCGATTAGAGAAGTCTCTGAAAATATTAATCAAATTGCTGATGGTAAAAAAGTATTTATACATGTAGCTAAAGGTATTGAACCTGAAACTTTCAAAAGAATTTCAGAAATGATTGATGAGTCAATTGATTCTAAATTAAATGGGGGCATTGCAGTACTATCAGGTCCAAGTCATGCTGAAGAAGTTGCAATTAAACACCCAACTACTGTTTCAGTTTCATCTGAAAACCAAGAAGTTGCATGTTTAGCTCAAGATTTGTTTATGACTGATTATTTCAGAGTTTATACAAATAATGATTTAATTGGTATTGAGATAGGTGGCGCTTTAAAAAACATTATCGCTTTAGCTGCTGGTATAACAGATGGAATTGGTTATGGTGATAACGCTAAAGCCGCGCTTATTACGAGAGGTTTAGCAGAAATTTCACGTTTAGGTGTTAAAATGGGTGCAGATCCTATGACATTCCTAGGTTTAGGAGGAATTGGTGACTTAATCGTTACTTGTACTTCAGTACATTCTCGTAACTGGAAATGTGGGAATATGTTAGGTAAAGGTGCAACTTTAGATGAAGCTTTAGAAGAGATGAATATGGTTGTTGAAGGTGTTAGAACGACTAAAGCTGCCCATCACTTAGCTGAAAAATATAACGTAGAAATGCCGATTACATCAATTTTATACAAAGTTTTATTTGAAGATTATCCTGTTCCAGAAGGCGTTAAAGACTTAATGGAACGCGACAAAAAATCAGAGAATATTTAAACTGAGCAAGTGAGGTAAACAAATGTTTGATATATCAAGAATGGATTTAATGTGGGTCTCTTTTTATTCTATTGGTTTTATGATATTAGCTATCATACTCGTTTATTTAGCTAGATTTAAATTCAAAAACAGGATTATAAGTGGCATTACGATGCTTTTAGCGGTCATATCACTTATAATGGCTGGCATATTTATGATTGTAGTATTAGGTGGTTCTAGCCATGCTTAAACATAAAAATATTTATTTACTTATACTCATATGTACTGTTTTTTTATCAGCTTGTGCATTTCCTGATAAAGAGAAAGAGCAAAATAAAGTACCTGCAAAAGATCAATTAAACATGATTCAAACTGCTGTTGATGAATATCAAAAAGCAAACAATGGATTATTACCGATAAAAGAAAGAGACGAAACCTATTCTATATATTTAAAGCACCCTGTCGATTTTAATAAGCTAAAACCTAAGTTTTTATCACAATTACCAGGTAATAGCTTTGAAAATGGTGGGATTTATCAATATGTCATTATGGATGTTGATCATAATCCTAAAGTGAATTTAATTGATTTAAGAACTTCAGAAGTACTAAAAGACATCCGTATTAGAATAGACGCGAGTGGAGAACCGTTACAACTTGGTAAAAAGATTGCACCTAATGTTTACGAAATAGATTACAAAAAATATGGATTTAAAAAGAAACCAACTGTCCCAAGTCCATATAGTAATGAAAGACTACCAGTTTATATGAATGGTGGAAATGATTTTGTAATTGACTATCGATTAGATCTAGCTAAAGCAATTAAAAAGGAAAAAAAACTTCCTAAGCCAGGAACGGATATTAGATATTTGTTATATAAAGATTCTCCAATACTACCAGCGTATTCGCCGGAATTTACAATAAATAGCAAAAATGAACCAGTTTTTAAATCAAAAGTGAAAAAATATTAATAAAAATCATGAAATAATGCATTTATGGCTTGTTAATCGTTGCAGTGACACAGGTTGTTGTGTTAAAGTCTTATCATAATGGTATTATACATATCATTAGATAACCTTTTGGGAGGTGAATTTGAAATGAACAAAACAGAATTAATCAATTCAGTAAGTGAGAAAGCTAATTTAACTAAAAAAGAAGCTGGTCTTGCTGTAGATGCAGTGTTCGAATCAATTCAAAAATCTTTATCTGACGGTGAAAAAGTACAATTGATTGGTTTCGGTAACTTTGAAGTACGCGAAAGAGCTGCTCGTAAAGGTCGTAACCCACAAACTGGTAAAGAGATTGATATCCCTGCAAGCAAAGTTCCAGCTTTTAAAGCAGGTAAAGCATTAAAAGATGCAGTTAAATAATTGATTGTATCAAAAGCCCTTTTTTAAGGGCTTTTTTTATTTGTGCAATTTCTTTCAATTGTTTGAAATTATGCATTTTCATTTCATTAAAGTTAGTGTTAAGATATATAAGTGATAATGTTGAGGTGATAGAATGGATAATATAGAAAAAATTTATAATAAAGAAATTGCCGATTTATTAAAAGGCGTTGAAAATAGTAATATACCAGAAGTTAATCCTATAATTACTGACATTTTAAATCATTTAAACATTGATATTAATGCTAAACTTGCTACAATTTCTATCGATGCCTCAATGCGTTACTTAAATCGTATTGGAGACCCGGAAGTATCAAATCAAGATATTTTAATTGGTGATCTTGTAAGTGCATATTTTTATAAATGTGCAACTTTAAATAGAGATTTACAATTTTTAGATATCATGACTAAAGCAATAAGCAAACAAAATGAATTAAAACAATCAATTAAAGATGATGCTTCTACAAATGTATCTGAGTCAATTAAAGAAATTGAATCAATTTTTATCATTACATTACTGGATTATTATGAAATTAGTCTTGATAAAGATAATATAAAAAATGAGATATATGCGTATTATTATTAGTTTGGCAATTTAAACATTAATACTTAAAGGAATGAATAAATAGTGGATAATAAATCTAAAGCAGAACATGTACATCATGTTTTCCAAAGCATTTCTGGTAAATATGATAGATTAAATAATATTATTAGCTTTGAGCAACATAAGAGATGGCGTAAATTGGTCATGAGAGAAATGAATGTCCAACCAGGATCAAAAGCATTAGATGTATGTTGTGGGACAGCTGACTGGACTATACAACTTAGTCACGCAGTAGGTCCATATGGTGAAGTTATTGGTATAGACTTTAGCGAAAATATGCTAGAAGTTGGTAAACAAAAAACAGACGATATGGCAAACATCCATTTAATTCACGGTAATGCTATGAGCTTACCTTATGAAGACAATGAGTTTGATTACGTTACAATTGGTTTTGGACTAAGAAACGTACCAGACTATATACAAGTTCTAAATGAACTTAAAAGAGTTGTTAAACCAGGAGGTATGGTTGTTTGTTTAGAAACAAGCCAACCAACAATGCCTGTATTCAAACAACTTTACCAATTTTATTTCAAAAATATTATGCCGTTATTTGGAAAAATATTTGCAAAATCATTGCAAGAGTACAACTGGCTTCAAGAATCAACACTAAACTTCCCTGGTAAAAAAGAACTTGCACGCATGTTTGCAGATGTAGGTTATGAAAGAATTAAATATAAAGGCTTTACTGGCGGCGTAGCAGCAATGCATTTAGCTTATAAACCTAAATAACAAGGTGATTACATGTATGATAAAACTAAAATAAATTTAAATAGAGAAGTAAAAGAAGTTGAAAAGTTACTCAATACGTACATAAATAGTGACCAGAAGACAATCAATGAAGCATGCCGTTATTTATTATCTTCTGGTGGAAAACGTATACGTCCTTTATTCACGCTTATTGCAAGTCAATTTGGCGATAGTCAATCTCAAGATGTTAAAGTCGTCGCTACGACACTTGAGTTGATACATATGGCTAGTTTAGTTCATGATGACGTAATTGATAAAAGTGAAAAGCGAAGAGGTAAACTTACAATTGCTAAGAAATGGGATATTCAGACTGCAGTATTAACGGGTAATTATTTATTATCTCAATCATTAAATGCTGTAAGTGAAGTTCAACATCCAAAAGTTCATGAACAATTAGCTAAAGGAATTATCGAAGTGTGTAGAGGTGAACTCTTTCAATTTGAAGATCAGTTTGTTATTAACCAATCAATCACAAACTATTTGCGCCGCATAAAACGTAAAACTGCATTACTTATTTCTTTATCAACTGAATTAGGTGCCTATAGTGCAAACACTGATG encodes the following:
- the rpsA gene encoding 30S ribosomal protein S1, translated to MTEEFNESMINEVQEGDKVKGTVQQIEDKHVVVHIDGGKFDGIIPISQLSTQHIETANEVVNIGDEIEAFVTKIEADDESGHYILSKRKLDENLSYENLQAILENDETIEAEVTEVVKGGLVVDAGIRGFIPASLISVDYVEDFSDYLGKVLTLKVEELDQTNNRVILSRKKVEQESLSADKEELLTSISQGDILEGKVARIANFGAFIDLGGVDGLVHVSELSHDHVKTPDEVVKVGDTVKVKVRAVDREAERISLSIKDTLASPFEEIDNNFSVGDIVSGKVVRLAQFGAFVEIGPGLQGLVHISQISHEHIGNPDEVLEKGQDVQVKILGIDKEEERISLSIKDTVEQESDYDESYLNQSDSDDDNPTLGDVFGDKLKNLKL
- the der gene encoding ribosome biogenesis GTPase Der: MTKPIIAIVGKPNVGKSTIFNRIIGERVSIVEDTPGITRDRIYSSGEWLTHDFNLIDTGGIDLGDEPFQQQIRAQAEVAIDEADVIIFMVNGREGVTQADEMVAKILYKSNKPVVLAVNKIDNPEMRSEIYDFYSLGFGEPFPISGSHGLGLGDLLDEAAKHFPTEQDPDYDDETIRLSLIGRPNVGKSSLINAILGEERVIVSPIAGTTRDAIDTLYTYDDQEYVLIDTAGMRKKGKVYESTEKYSVLRALKAIERSNVVLVVIDADEGIIEQDKKVAGYAHEAGRAIVIVVNKWDTVEKDSKTMKKFEEKVRDNFQFLDYAPIAFVSALEKSRLKTLFPLIKMADENHRKRVQSSTLNEVITDAVAMNPTPTDNGRRLNIFYATQVAIQPPTFVVFVNDVELMHFSYKRFIENRIRDAFGYEGTPVHIITRKRN
- a CDS encoding NAD(P)H-dependent glycerol-3-phosphate dehydrogenase; the encoded protein is MTNITVFGTGSWGTALANVLADNEHNVLMWGKTEATINEINTNHSNQKYLKEITINETIKATSDLKDAVHHSSIFIIAVPTKAIREVSENINQIADGKKVFIHVAKGIEPETFKRISEMIDESIDSKLNGGIAVLSGPSHAEEVAIKHPTTVSVSSENQEVACLAQDLFMTDYFRVYTNNDLIGIEIGGALKNIIALAAGITDGIGYGDNAKAALITRGLAEISRLGVKMGADPMTFLGLGGIGDLIVTCTSVHSRNWKCGNMLGKGATLDEALEEMNMVVEGVRTTKAAHHLAEKYNVEMPITSILYKVLFEDYPVPEGVKDLMERDKKSENI
- a CDS encoding DUF2768 domain-containing protein, whose protein sequence is MFDISRMDLMWVSFYSIGFMILAIILVYLARFKFKNRIISGITMLLAVISLIMAGIFMIVVLGGSSHA
- a CDS encoding HU family DNA-binding protein, producing MNKTELINSVSEKANLTKKEAGLAVDAVFESIQKSLSDGEKVQLIGFGNFEVRERAARKGRNPQTGKEIDIPASKVPAFKAGKALKDAVK
- a CDS encoding demethylmenaquinone methyltransferase, translated to MVDNKSKAEHVHHVFQSISGKYDRLNNIISFEQHKRWRKLVMREMNVQPGSKALDVCCGTADWTIQLSHAVGPYGEVIGIDFSENMLEVGKQKTDDMANIHLIHGNAMSLPYEDNEFDYVTIGFGLRNVPDYIQVLNELKRVVKPGGMVVCLETSQPTMPVFKQLYQFYFKNIMPLFGKIFAKSLQEYNWLQESTLNFPGKKELARMFADVGYERIKYKGFTGGVAAMHLAYKPK
- a CDS encoding polyprenyl synthetase family protein, producing the protein MYDKTKINLNREVKEVEKLLNTYINSDQKTINEACRYLLSSGGKRIRPLFTLIASQFGDSQSQDVKVVATTLELIHMASLVHDDVIDKSEKRRGKLTIAKKWDIQTAVLTGNYLLSQSLNAVSEVQHPKVHEQLAKGIIEVCRGELFQFEDQFVINQSITNYLRRIKRKTALLISLSTELGAYSANTDEKTVKKLSKIGYYIGMSYQIIDDILDFTSTEKSLGKPVGSDLRNGHLTLPVLLKMRNNEQFKYRVNQLNSNSSDEDFNQVIEEVIHSEELQQAKLVSNRYLNKATELVNSLENESGKKMLSHIIKRITDRNH